One genomic window of Cetobacterium sp. ZOR0034 includes the following:
- a CDS encoding Na+/H+ antiporter NhaC family protein, which translates to MGTVTAIIKLSPVLVLAGLMMSGYDALLAAPLATVYAALVAGLVAKKKINEIIDACIKNAREMQIAFFILMMAYAMAEAFMATGVGASIINIALGFGLTARTVAVVGIIVTSILSIATGTSWGTFAACAPIFLWLNHIVGGDMYLTLAAIAGGACFGDNIGLISDTTIVSSGIQRVEVVKRIRHQGVWSALVLVCAVITFYVVSVAMGLPTEVGSPVEAINQIPESAWAALAEKRESAVALLNQVKSGVPYYMVIPLILVLISAFKGVNTLLCLFLGIFASFICGMFAGTVESPGAFLDLIYTGFEGAGSWVIVMMMWVAAFGGIMKIMDAFRPISTLIKKISGNVRQLMFYNGVLSVLGNAALADEMAQIVTIGPIIKELVEKNVKGSPEAIETLRLRNATFSDALGVFGSQLIPWHVYIGFYLGIANAVYPLASFTAMSIIKFNFMAYIAVGSILILTLTGLDRLIPRFALPAEPEVSLMGENEEIDMMVETEELV; encoded by the coding sequence ATGGGAACGGTAACGGCGATAATAAAGCTCAGTCCAGTTTTAGTTTTAGCAGGACTGATGATGAGTGGGTATGATGCATTATTAGCAGCACCTTTAGCAACAGTTTATGCGGCATTGGTAGCAGGTTTAGTAGCAAAGAAGAAAATAAATGAGATTATCGATGCGTGTATAAAAAATGCAAGAGAGATGCAAATAGCCTTTTTTATCCTAATGATGGCATATGCAATGGCCGAAGCTTTTATGGCTACGGGGGTTGGAGCTTCTATTATAAATATAGCTTTAGGATTTGGATTGACAGCAAGAACAGTAGCAGTAGTTGGAATAATCGTAACATCAATTCTATCAATTGCGACTGGAACAAGCTGGGGAACATTTGCAGCATGTGCACCAATATTTTTATGGCTGAATCATATAGTTGGAGGAGATATGTATTTAACTTTAGCAGCTATTGCTGGAGGAGCATGTTTTGGTGACAACATAGGTCTTATTTCAGATACAACAATCGTAAGTTCAGGAATTCAAAGAGTTGAAGTTGTAAAAAGAATAAGACATCAAGGAGTATGGTCGGCACTTGTATTGGTTTGTGCAGTAATAACTTTCTATGTAGTTAGTGTTGCTATGGGATTACCAACTGAGGTTGGAAGTCCAGTTGAAGCTATAAATCAAATACCTGAATCAGCATGGGCCGCTCTAGCAGAGAAAAGAGAGAGTGCAGTTGCATTACTTAACCAAGTTAAAAGTGGAGTGCCTTATTATATGGTTATTCCTCTAATATTAGTTTTAATTTCAGCTTTTAAAGGAGTAAATACTTTATTATGCTTATTCCTTGGTATATTTGCATCGTTTATATGTGGTATGTTTGCAGGAACTGTAGAGAGTCCAGGAGCTTTTTTAGACTTAATTTATACTGGTTTTGAAGGAGCGGGATCTTGGGTAATTGTAATGATGATGTGGGTTGCAGCGTTTGGTGGAATAATGAAAATTATGGATGCGTTTAGACCGATATCAACTTTGATTAAAAAGATTTCTGGAAATGTTAGACAACTTATGTTCTATAATGGAGTTTTATCAGTTTTAGGAAATGCAGCATTGGCTGATGAGATGGCGCAGATAGTTACAATAGGTCCAATTATAAAAGAGCTTGTGGAGAAAAATGTTAAGGGAAGTCCTGAAGCAATCGAAACTTTGAGATTAAGAAATGCTACTTTTAGTGATGCACTAGGAGTTTTTGGATCTCAGTTAATTCCATGGCACGTTTATATAGGATTCTATTTAGGAATTGCAAACGCAGTTTATCCATTGGCATCGTTCACAGCAATGAGTATTATAAAATTTAATTTTATGGCTTATATAGCTGTGGGAAGTATCTTGATACTGACTTTAACAGGGTTAGATAGACTTATTCCACGATTTGCACTTCCAGCAGAACCAGAAGTGAGTTTGATGGGTGAAAATGAAGAGATTGATATGATGGTAGAAACAGAGGAGTTAGTATAA
- a CDS encoding CoA transferase subunit A, which yields MKKLVSIDFAASLIKNDSSLMIGGFLKCGSPKEIIEKLLENGTKDLTIIANDTSFPDFERGKLIVNKRVKKAIVSHIGTNPETGKQMNSGELEVELVPQGTLAERIRAAGAGLGGVLTPTGVGTIVQEGKDIIEVDNKKYLLEKPLKADVALIYGTKVDSFGNISFFGSTRNFNTIMATAADIVIVEADEIIEGSLEPNEIVIPGIFVDYVVKGGK from the coding sequence ATGAAAAAATTGGTCTCTATTGATTTTGCAGCTTCACTTATAAAAAACGATTCATCTCTTATGATTGGAGGATTTTTAAAATGTGGTTCTCCCAAAGAGATTATTGAAAAGCTATTAGAGAATGGCACTAAAGATTTAACTATTATTGCAAACGATACAAGTTTTCCTGATTTTGAAAGAGGTAAACTAATTGTCAATAAAAGAGTTAAAAAAGCTATTGTTTCACACATTGGTACTAATCCTGAAACAGGAAAACAGATGAATAGTGGTGAACTAGAAGTAGAACTTGTTCCTCAAGGAACTCTTGCTGAAAGAATTCGAGCTGCAGGTGCTGGGTTAGGAGGAGTTCTTACTCCTACTGGTGTTGGAACTATTGTTCAAGAGGGAAAGGATATTATCGAAGTAGACAATAAGAAATATCTACTTGAAAAACCATTGAAAGCCGATGTCGCTCTTATTTACGGTACCAAAGTAGACTCCTTCGGAAACATCTCTTTCTTTGGTTCAACTAGAAATTTTAATACAATTATGGCTACAGCTGCTGATATTGTCATTGTTGAAGCTGATGAAATTATAGAAGGATCTCTAGAACCTAATGAAATTGTTATTCCTGGAATATTTGTTGACTATGTTGTTAAAGGAGGGAAATAG
- a CDS encoding 3-hydroxybutyryl-CoA dehydrogenase has protein sequence MKVFIIGAGVMSTGIAQVFATGGHDVLITDISENALLNSKKSITKSLSKLVEKEKITEDTKISILSKIETTLNLEDAKEADLVIEAISEKISLKKELFSKLDLICSKKAIFATNTSSLSITEIATSTKHPERVIGMHFFNPAPVMKLVEIIKGYTTSSEVYETIFSLSKELGKEPVLCEEAPGFIVNRILIPMINEAIGILADGIATIEDIDNAMKYGANHPIGPLALADLVGLDVVLAIMDVLSSEFGDTKYRAHPLLKKMVRAGKLGRKSGEGFYKY, from the coding sequence ATGAAAGTATTTATTATTGGTGCTGGAGTTATGTCTACTGGTATTGCTCAAGTTTTTGCAACAGGAGGGCATGATGTTTTAATCACTGATATCTCTGAAAATGCTCTTTTGAACTCTAAAAAAAGTATAACGAAATCTTTAAGTAAACTTGTAGAAAAAGAGAAAATTACAGAAGACACTAAAATTAGTATTTTAAGCAAAATTGAAACTACTTTAAACTTAGAGGATGCAAAAGAGGCTGACTTAGTTATCGAGGCTATATCTGAAAAAATCTCTCTAAAAAAAGAACTTTTTTCTAAATTAGATTTGATCTGTTCAAAGAAAGCTATCTTTGCTACAAATACATCCTCTCTTTCAATCACAGAGATAGCGACATCTACAAAGCATCCTGAAAGAGTTATCGGAATGCATTTCTTTAATCCTGCTCCTGTCATGAAACTTGTTGAAATCATCAAAGGATACACGACAAGTTCTGAAGTTTATGAAACTATTTTTTCTCTTTCAAAAGAATTAGGAAAAGAACCTGTTTTATGTGAAGAAGCACCTGGATTTATTGTAAATAGAATTTTAATCCCTATGATTAATGAGGCTATCGGTATTTTGGCTGATGGAATTGCAACTATAGAAGATATAGATAATGCCATGAAATATGGTGCTAATCATCCTATCGGACCACTTGCTCTTGCAGATTTAGTTGGTTTAGATGTTGTTTTAGCTATTATGGATGTTTTAAGTTCTGAATTTGGTGATACTAAATATAGAGCTCATCCTCTTCTAAAGAAAATGGTTCGTGCTGGAAAGCTTGGTAGAAAATCTGGTGAAGGATTCTATAAATATTAA
- a CDS encoding electron transfer flavoprotein subunit beta/FixA family protein — MKIVVCIKQVPDTTEIKLDPIKGTLIRDGVPSIINPDDKGGLEEALKLKDKFGAHITAITMGPLQADAALREAIAMGVDRAILLTDRKFAGADTLATSHAISSALKELEYDLIIAGRQAIDGDTAQVGPQIAEFLDIPQITYVKDIEFDGKNSFTVKRATEEGYMLLGVESPCLMTVLAEANKPRYMNVKNIVEAFNKEVEIWGVDRLSDVVEEKLGLKGSPTKVKKSFTKGVKAAGQLHEVDPQEAAKIIVEKLKEKFII, encoded by the coding sequence ATGAAAATAGTTGTATGTATAAAACAAGTACCTGATACTACAGAGATTAAATTAGATCCAATAAAAGGAACTCTTATTAGAGATGGTGTCCCTAGTATTATAAATCCAGACGATAAAGGTGGTTTAGAGGAAGCATTAAAATTAAAAGATAAGTTTGGGGCTCATATCACAGCTATCACTATGGGACCTCTTCAAGCCGATGCAGCTCTTAGAGAAGCCATCGCTATGGGAGTTGATAGAGCCATTCTTTTAACTGATAGAAAGTTTGCAGGAGCAGATACACTAGCTACATCACATGCAATCTCTTCTGCTCTTAAAGAGTTAGAATATGACCTTATTATCGCAGGAAGACAAGCTATTGATGGAGATACTGCACAAGTTGGTCCACAAATTGCTGAATTTTTAGATATTCCTCAAATCACTTATGTAAAAGATATCGAATTTGATGGAAAAAATAGTTTTACAGTTAAAAGAGCTACAGAGGAAGGATATATGCTACTTGGAGTAGAATCTCCATGTCTAATGACAGTTTTAGCTGAAGCAAATAAACCTAGATATATGAATGTTAAAAATATTGTTGAAGCTTTTAATAAAGAGGTTGAAATCTGGGGTGTAGATAGATTATCTGATGTTGTAGAGGAGAAATTAGGATTAAAAGGTTCGCCAACAAAAGTAAAAAAATCATTTACTAAGGGAGTTAAAGCTGCTGGACAACTTCATGAAGTTGACCCTCAAGAAGCTGCAAAAATTATTGTTGAAAAGCTAAAGGAAAAATTTATAATCTAA
- a CDS encoding 3-oxoacid CoA-transferase subunit B, with amino-acid sequence MELTKEKIREIIAKRVAKEFNDGDVVNLGIGLPTEVANYIPNSIYVALQSENGLIGMGPTPCDDNADSRISNAGGSLVTIADGGCFFDSFMSFGIIRGGHVDATVLGALQVDQNGNLANWMVPGKMVPGMGGAMDLVVGAKKVIIAMEHTAKGAPKILKNCTLPLTAANQVNLIVTEKGVMEVQENRIILKEISPYSSIEDIKNFTEAELVIDDNLKTMEI; translated from the coding sequence ATGGAACTTACAAAAGAAAAAATACGAGAAATAATCGCCAAAAGAGTCGCTAAAGAATTTAATGATGGCGACGTTGTAAATTTAGGAATTGGACTTCCAACTGAAGTTGCCAACTATATTCCAAATTCGATATATGTTGCACTTCAATCTGAAAATGGTTTAATTGGAATGGGACCAACGCCTTGTGATGACAATGCTGATTCTAGAATCTCAAATGCTGGAGGTTCTCTTGTCACTATTGCTGATGGTGGGTGTTTCTTTGATAGTTTTATGTCCTTTGGAATTATCCGTGGTGGACATGTCGACGCTACAGTTCTAGGAGCTTTACAAGTTGATCAAAATGGGAATTTAGCTAACTGGATGGTCCCTGGGAAAATGGTTCCTGGAATGGGGGGAGCTATGGATCTTGTTGTTGGTGCTAAAAAAGTTATCATCGCTATGGAACACACTGCTAAAGGAGCTCCTAAAATATTAAAGAACTGTACTCTTCCACTTACAGCAGCTAATCAAGTAAATCTTATTGTCACTGAAAAAGGAGTAATGGAAGTTCAAGAGAATAGAATTATTCTAAAAGAGATTAGTCCATATTCTTCAATTGAAGATATAAAAAATTTTACTGAGGCTGAATTGGTAATAGATGATAATTTAAAAACTATGGAGATTTAA
- a CDS encoding TetR/AcrR family transcriptional regulator, with the protein MKTRDRILECAQKLFSEEGFEKVSTKRIAKEAECNEVTIFRLFGTKNNILEEIINKFVEESKIIKSLHESLTGNLEQDIAKSILLYQSFLQQHEIIFRLQLKLSDSENQKFIRTIDFRNYLVDHFIGVFYENKIQYAPEIFVNDMLSSIMGGFLLKILTQGNFTGDRDGYFLEEKIKFYQNSLNRYKKLD; encoded by the coding sequence ATGAAAACACGGGATAGAATTTTAGAGTGCGCACAAAAGCTTTTTTCAGAAGAGGGATTTGAAAAGGTATCAACAAAGCGAATAGCAAAAGAAGCTGAATGTAATGAAGTTACAATTTTTAGATTGTTTGGAACAAAGAATAATATTTTAGAGGAAATTATAAATAAATTTGTTGAAGAGAGCAAGATAATAAAATCTTTACATGAGAGTTTGACGGGAAACTTAGAGCAAGATATTGCAAAAAGTATTTTATTATATCAAAGTTTTTTACAGCAACATGAAATAATTTTTAGATTACAATTGAAACTATCGGATAGTGAAAATCAAAAGTTTATAAGAACGATTGATTTTAGAAATTATTTAGTAGATCATTTTATTGGAGTTTTTTATGAGAATAAAATTCAATATGCTCCAGAAATTTTTGTAAATGATATGTTGAGTAGTATTATGGGTGGATTTCTTTTAAAAATATTAACTCAAGGAAATTTCACTGGAGATAGAGATGGATATTTTTTAGAAGAGAAGATAAAATTTTATCAAAACTCGCTTAATAGATATAAAAAATTGGATTAA
- a CDS encoding acetyl-CoA C-acetyltransferase, which translates to MEKIYIVSAKRTPIGSFLGSLSKVSPSDLAGTVIKNIFEETKLDPNFLDEVIIGNVLSAGQGQGIARQASIKGGVPHTVPAYSLNQICGSGMKAVMSAYQIIKSGEANLILAGGTESMSGAPLLMNSNLRTGVKMGDTLAKDHMILDALTDAFHGVHMGITAENIVEKYSISREEQDSFAISSQEKAIAAVQSGRFKDEIVPIVITDRKGTVSIDTDEYPNKNTSLEKLLQLRPAFKKEGSVTAGNSSGLNDGSALLLLASESAIKKYNLTPLVQIIGVGQGGVDPLFMGLGPVPAIQNVLQKTNLNLKDMDLLELNEAFAAQALGVIKELSKIYSVDPEWFKDKTNINGGAIALGHPVGASGARILTTLIHEMKKKNSEYGLASLCIGGGMGTAIIVKNIQ; encoded by the coding sequence ATGGAAAAAATTTATATTGTTAGTGCCAAACGAACCCCTATCGGTTCGTTTCTAGGTTCTTTAAGCAAGGTATCTCCAAGCGATCTTGCTGGAACAGTTATCAAAAATATTTTTGAAGAAACTAAGTTAGATCCAAACTTTTTAGATGAAGTTATCATCGGAAACGTTTTATCCGCTGGACAAGGACAAGGAATTGCAAGACAGGCCTCTATCAAAGGTGGAGTTCCACATACTGTTCCAGCATACTCTTTAAACCAGATTTGTGGTAGTGGTATGAAAGCCGTCATGTCTGCTTATCAAATTATTAAATCTGGAGAGGCTAATCTTATTTTAGCTGGCGGTACAGAATCAATGTCTGGAGCTCCTCTTCTTATGAACAGTAACCTTAGAACTGGAGTTAAAATGGGAGATACTCTTGCTAAGGATCACATGATTTTAGATGCTTTAACAGACGCCTTTCATGGAGTCCATATGGGAATAACCGCAGAAAACATTGTTGAAAAATATTCTATCTCTCGTGAAGAACAAGATTCTTTTGCTATATCTTCACAGGAAAAAGCAATCGCTGCAGTTCAAAGTGGTAGATTTAAAGATGAAATTGTTCCAATAGTAATAACTGATCGAAAAGGAACTGTTAGTATAGATACAGATGAGTATCCAAATAAAAATACATCTTTAGAAAAACTTTTACAGCTTAGACCTGCTTTTAAAAAGGAGGGCTCTGTCACTGCTGGAAATTCATCTGGCTTAAATGATGGTTCTGCACTTCTTTTACTAGCTTCTGAATCGGCCATAAAAAAATACAATCTTACACCTCTAGTTCAAATAATAGGTGTTGGACAAGGAGGAGTAGATCCTCTATTTATGGGACTTGGACCTGTTCCAGCTATACAAAATGTTCTACAAAAAACAAATTTAAATTTAAAAGATATGGATCTACTTGAACTTAATGAGGCTTTTGCTGCTCAGGCTCTCGGAGTAATTAAAGAGCTTTCTAAAATTTATTCTGTTGACCCAGAGTGGTTTAAAGATAAAACAAATATAAACGGTGGAGCTATCGCCTTGGGGCATCCTGTTGGAGCTAGTGGAGCTAGAATTTTAACAACTTTGATACATGAGATGAAAAAGAAAAATTCTGAATATGGTCTTGCTAGTCTTTGTATCGGTGGAGGAATGGGAACAGCTATAATCGTTAAAAATATTCAATAA
- a CDS encoding acyl-CoA dehydrogenase: MDFTLTKSQELFKQMITAFAENEAKPLAAEIDEEERFPEETVKKMCDTGLMGIVIPTQYGGAGGDQIMYTMAVEELSKVCGTTGVILSAHTSLGVAPILEFGTEDQKQKYLPKMASGEWIGAFGLTEPNAGTDAAGQQTTAIFDESTNEWVLNGSKIFITNAGYAHVYIIFAMTDKSLGLKGISAFIVEADTTGFSIGKKEKKLGIKGSATCELIFENCRIPKDNLLGAIGKGFKIAMMTLDGGRIGIAAQALGIAGGALDETIKYVKERKQFGRALGQFQNTQFQIADMYAKVEASKLLVYKAAWKKSRKENYSVDAATAKLFAAETAMEVTTKAVQLHGGYGYTREYPVERMMRDAKITEIYEGTSEVQRMVIAGSLLK, encoded by the coding sequence ATGGATTTTACTTTGACTAAATCACAAGAACTTTTTAAGCAGATGATCACAGCTTTTGCTGAAAACGAGGCAAAACCTCTTGCTGCTGAAATTGATGAAGAGGAAAGATTCCCCGAAGAAACTGTAAAAAAAATGTGTGATACTGGACTTATGGGAATTGTTATCCCTACTCAATATGGCGGTGCTGGTGGAGACCAAATCATGTATACTATGGCTGTTGAAGAGCTTTCAAAAGTTTGTGGTACTACTGGTGTTATCCTTTCAGCTCATACATCTTTAGGTGTTGCTCCTATCTTAGAGTTTGGAACTGAAGATCAAAAACAAAAATATCTTCCTAAGATGGCTTCTGGAGAATGGATTGGAGCCTTTGGTTTAACTGAACCAAACGCTGGAACTGATGCTGCTGGACAACAAACTACAGCTATTTTTGATGAGAGCACTAACGAATGGGTTTTAAATGGCTCTAAAATATTCATAACTAACGCTGGATATGCTCATGTATATATAATCTTTGCTATGACAGATAAATCTCTAGGTTTAAAAGGTATCTCAGCTTTTATTGTTGAAGCTGATACTACTGGTTTCTCTATCGGAAAAAAAGAGAAAAAACTTGGAATCAAAGGTTCAGCTACTTGTGAGCTAATATTTGAGAATTGCAGAATTCCAAAAGATAATCTTCTTGGTGCAATTGGTAAAGGATTTAAAATAGCTATGATGACTCTTGATGGTGGTAGAATTGGAATTGCTGCACAAGCTCTTGGAATCGCCGGTGGAGCTTTAGATGAAACTATAAAATATGTAAAAGAAAGAAAACAATTCGGAAGAGCATTAGGACAGTTCCAAAATACACAATTCCAAATAGCTGATATGTATGCGAAAGTTGAAGCTTCAAAACTTCTTGTGTATAAAGCTGCTTGGAAAAAATCTAGAAAAGAAAATTACTCTGTTGATGCAGCTACTGCAAAGCTATTTGCCGCTGAAACAGCTATGGAAGTTACAACAAAAGCTGTTCAACTTCATGGTGGATACGGATACACTAGAGAATATCCTGTTGAAAGAATGATGAGAGATGCTAAAATCACAGAAATATACGAAGGAACATCTGAAGTTCAAAGAATGGTTATTGCTGGTTCATTACTAAAGTAA
- a CDS encoding enoyl-CoA hydratase-related protein produces the protein MVFENIIIQFYEKICVVKINRPESLNALNEKTYKEIYECFLELEKNSDIDVILLTGEGRSFVAGADISFMKDLTTKAAKEFGILGTNAFNAVENINKVVIGVINGFALGGGCELAMACDIRLASDKAKLGQPEVALGITPGSGGTQRLPRLVGLAKAKELIYTGSIIDAYEAEKIGLVNKVIEHDKLMDSAFEMAKKISSNAKLAVQYSKEAINKGIQVDEATSMFIESSLFGLCFSTDDQKEGMAAFLEKRKPNFTNK, from the coding sequence ATGGTATTTGAGAATATTATAATTCAGTTTTATGAAAAGATCTGTGTTGTGAAAATAAACAGACCAGAATCTTTAAATGCCTTAAATGAAAAAACATACAAAGAGATTTATGAGTGTTTTTTAGAGCTTGAAAAAAATAGTGATATTGATGTTATTCTTTTAACTGGTGAAGGAAGATCTTTTGTTGCTGGAGCGGATATATCTTTTATGAAAGATTTAACTACAAAAGCAGCCAAAGAGTTTGGTATTTTAGGTACTAATGCATTCAACGCAGTTGAAAATATCAATAAAGTTGTTATTGGAGTTATAAACGGATTTGCTCTTGGCGGTGGTTGTGAACTTGCAATGGCTTGTGATATTCGTTTGGCTTCTGACAAAGCTAAACTTGGCCAACCAGAGGTTGCGCTAGGTATAACTCCAGGTTCTGGTGGAACACAAAGATTACCTAGACTTGTCGGATTAGCAAAAGCAAAAGAACTTATTTACACTGGATCTATAATCGATGCTTATGAAGCGGAAAAAATTGGATTAGTCAATAAAGTAATTGAACACGACAAACTTATGGATTCAGCTTTTGAAATGGCGAAAAAAATAAGCTCTAATGCTAAGTTAGCTGTTCAATATTCAAAAGAAGCTATAAATAAAGGAATCCAAGTTGATGAAGCAACATCTATGTTTATCGAAAGTAGTCTTTTTGGACTTTGCTTCTCTACCGATGATCAAAAAGAGGGAATGGCTGCATTTTTAGAAAAAAGAAAACCAAATTTTACTAACAAATAA
- a CDS encoding electron transfer flavoprotein subunit alpha/FixB family protein: protein MNLNEYKGILVFAEQREGVLQNVGLELIGKGKELAESLNEKVTAVLLGYNIENLSKELIAYGADEVIIVDSKELDIYDTEAYTQAFSKIIDTVKPEIVLIGATTLGRDLGPRISSRVETGLTADCTMLEIGENRELLMTRPAFGGNLMATIICPDHRPQMSTVRPGVMTRLSKDLNREGVITNFKVDFNHSKMKVKVLNIIKEAKAKVDITEAKILVAGGRGAANGFDNLELLANELGGVAAASRALVDAGIVNHDRQVGQTGKTVRPDVYFAFGISGAIQHLAGMEESEYIIAINKDKAAPIFGSADLGLVTDLAKTATYLIEEIKKAKAEK, encoded by the coding sequence ATGAATTTAAATGAATATAAAGGAATCCTTGTTTTTGCTGAGCAAAGAGAGGGAGTATTACAAAATGTTGGTTTAGAACTAATTGGAAAAGGAAAAGAGTTAGCAGAATCTTTAAATGAGAAAGTTACTGCAGTACTTTTAGGATATAATATTGAAAATCTATCTAAAGAGCTTATCGCCTATGGTGCTGATGAAGTTATTATTGTAGATTCTAAAGAACTAGATATCTACGATACTGAAGCTTATACTCAAGCGTTTTCAAAAATTATAGATACTGTAAAACCTGAAATCGTTTTAATCGGTGCAACAACTTTAGGAAGAGACCTTGGACCTAGAATCTCGTCAAGAGTAGAAACTGGACTTACAGCTGACTGTACAATGCTAGAAATAGGTGAGAATAGAGAACTACTTATGACTAGACCAGCTTTTGGTGGAAATCTAATGGCAACAATCATATGCCCTGATCACAGACCACAGATGTCAACTGTTAGACCAGGTGTTATGACTAGATTATCAAAAGACTTAAATAGAGAAGGGGTTATAACTAATTTTAAAGTTGACTTTAATCATTCAAAAATGAAGGTTAAAGTTTTAAATATAATAAAAGAAGCTAAAGCTAAAGTTGATATAACAGAAGCTAAAATTTTAGTTGCAGGTGGTAGAGGAGCAGCTAATGGATTTGATAATTTAGAACTTTTAGCTAATGAACTTGGAGGAGTGGCTGCGGCTTCTAGAGCTCTTGTTGATGCAGGAATAGTTAACCACGATAGACAAGTAGGGCAAACAGGAAAAACTGTAAGACCTGATGTTTACTTTGCATTTGGAATCTCTGGAGCTATTCAACATTTAGCGGGAATGGAAGAATCTGAATATATTATTGCGATAAATAAAGATAAGGCAGCACCTATTTTTGGAAGTGCTGATTTAGGATTAGTTACTGATCTAGCTAAAACTGCAACATATTTAATAGAAGAGATTAAAAAAGCTAAGGCTGAGAAATAA
- a CDS encoding APC family permease has translation MSENLEKRYGFSVAFSMVVGIVIGIGIFFKAGQILTAANMNPKIAIAAWVLGGVISILSGLTAAEVGAAIPETGGMIAWIKRIYGERIAFLVGWAQLIIYFPALIALIAYYFAVFTGNFLNVDPSNTAFLGGTAFVAITFLFGINIFTKNIGGKIQTAATAAKIIPLLLITIFGFLSGDNSSGVFYMTEVTREATSSSPLVLLGLSLVPIMFAFDGWIYVGTIAGDLKNVKKDLPKAIILGLGFIAVFYVALNVALLNVFTAEEIVKQGMFGVATKLFGPMGAKFIFLGIMISAFGGLNGMTLASTRIPYTLAIEGHLPKKEFFSKIDEKYKQPVNSSIVMYVLGIFFLIAMLATGNPDIFGDVPVALFWLFYCLVFLGLFILRKKEPNLERPYKVPFYPVVPILALIGGASIFIYAAISNPAYMAISVALTLTGLFVYRDNK, from the coding sequence ATGAGTGAAAATTTAGAAAAAAGATATGGGTTTTCTGTAGCATTTTCAATGGTTGTAGGAATTGTTATTGGAATCGGAATCTTCTTTAAAGCAGGACAGATTTTAACCGCAGCAAACATGAATCCTAAAATAGCAATAGCTGCTTGGGTTCTTGGAGGAGTAATTTCTATCTTATCAGGATTAACAGCGGCAGAAGTTGGAGCGGCAATTCCTGAAACAGGTGGAATGATAGCTTGGATAAAAAGAATTTATGGTGAAAGAATTGCATTTTTAGTTGGATGGGCTCAGTTGATAATATATTTCCCAGCTTTAATAGCTTTAATAGCATATTATTTTGCAGTTTTTACAGGAAACTTTTTAAATGTAGATCCTAGTAACACAGCATTTTTAGGAGGAACAGCTTTTGTCGCAATAACATTCTTATTTGGAATAAATATATTTACAAAAAATATAGGTGGAAAAATTCAAACAGCAGCAACAGCAGCAAAAATAATTCCATTATTATTAATAACTATTTTTGGATTCTTATCTGGAGATAACTCTTCTGGAGTATTTTACATGACAGAAGTTACAAGAGAGGCAACATCATCATCGCCGTTAGTACTTCTTGGATTATCTTTGGTTCCAATAATGTTTGCATTTGATGGTTGGATATATGTAGGAACAATTGCCGGAGATTTGAAAAATGTAAAAAAAGATCTTCCAAAAGCGATTATATTAGGATTAGGATTTATTGCTGTTTTCTATGTAGCATTGAACGTAGCACTTTTAAATGTATTTACAGCTGAAGAGATTGTAAAGCAAGGTATGTTTGGAGTTGCAACAAAGTTATTTGGACCTATGGGAGCAAAATTCATATTCTTAGGAATTATGATTTCAGCTTTTGGAGGATTAAATGGAATGACTTTAGCTTCAACAAGAATTCCTTATACTTTAGCAATAGAAGGACATCTTCCAAAGAAAGAGTTCTTCTCTAAGATAGATGAAAAATATAAGCAACCAGTTAACTCGTCGATTGTTATGTATGTATTGGGAATATTTTTCTTAATTGCGATGTTAGCAACTGGAAATCCAGATATTTTTGGAGATGTTCCTGTAGCATTGTTCTGGTTATTCTATTGTCTAGTATTTTTAGGGTTATTTATTTTAAGAAAAAAAGAACCAAACTTAGAAAGACCATACAAGGTTCCTTTCTATCCAGTGGTACCAATATTAGCCTTAATTGGAGGAGCTTCTATATTTATATATGCAGCAATATCTAATCCAGCATATATGGCTATATCAGTGGCTTTAACACTAACAGGATTATTTGTTTATAGAGATAATAAATAA